The following are from one region of the Geoalkalibacter subterraneus genome:
- a CDS encoding sigma-70 family RNA polymerase sigma factor, whose amino-acid sequence MVSQNSYDGIDKYAADLIRHKARQLVGKAGFTEDDRPDLEQELMIDLLQRMRHFNPAKAKKTTFMARIVERHISTILEARFAQCRDWRLCQTSLNEPLDNGEGDTAERIDFLDSEGSLGSGTRETRERLAHEIRMDLGQAIASLPEELRDLCLRLHDSTMAEVAREMGIPRTTLYDRLSKLRDAFREAGLEDYL is encoded by the coding sequence ATGGTTTCACAGAATTCTTACGACGGCATCGACAAGTATGCCGCCGACCTCATTCGGCACAAAGCACGTCAACTCGTAGGCAAGGCCGGATTCACCGAGGACGACAGACCCGACCTCGAACAGGAACTGATGATCGATCTGCTGCAGCGGATGCGGCATTTCAATCCCGCCAAGGCCAAGAAGACCACCTTCATGGCCCGGATCGTCGAACGTCACATCTCCACCATCCTGGAGGCACGGTTCGCCCAATGCCGGGACTGGCGGCTCTGCCAAACCTCACTCAACGAACCCCTCGACAACGGCGAAGGCGACACCGCCGAGCGGATCGACTTCCTGGATAGCGAAGGCTCTCTGGGAAGCGGCACCCGCGAAACAAGAGAGCGTCTCGCCCATGAGATCCGCATGGATCTCGGCCAGGCCATCGCCTCGCTGCCGGAAGAGCTCCGGGATCTGTGCTTGCGTCTGCACGACAGCACCATGGCCGAAGTCGCCCGGGAGATGGGCATTCCCAGAACCACCCTCTACGACCGGCTGAGCAAGCTGAGGGACGCATTCCGCGAGGCCGGGCTCGAGGACTACCTGTGA
- a CDS encoding 7-cyano-7-deazaguanine synthase — MQDKRYIICGNAPTDGIEENPDRDLRLRLWGKDGPDKITLRIEDIHKKMSKDVPDSFQDLLEIATYVYSADQAIPRGADDVDSFGHGWRRDLHFIIPVRKPDFWNGDDIHQALRSTLGFLSDDNYHFEFVKLKEAQAFQGYLDFNDDGRLLGYPEQVVMFSGGLDSLAGAIDEVLNEKHRVVLVTHKSTPKLNKRHRRLEKMIADKAGENAPLHIGVRVNKNKGLNYEYTQRSRSFLYVSIGATIAKMLNLKSVRFYENGVISLNLPVCAQVVGGRATRTTHPRVIRGFQEIISLVAGEPFTIENPYIWKTKAGVIEVITKAGCQDMIAASTTCTHTWEMTNHHTHCGTCSQCIDRRFAMIAAKADQHDPVEDYKADIFTQSRSKDEDKIMAAAYLERANQVRDQDDITQFIARFSEVSRVFRYLNGNPGSVAQKVYDLYKRHAKEVCEAMDTMVARNITAIRQRTLPGDCLLRTVYESGSVISVPAIPVEQKQPDNYFRKRGGVWAARFNGNAEVLVTGVDKGAEYINFLLARPNKETSVYEIVCGLAINTCNTFLNSDETEDGFQVTQGVPLGDTGFVADRKAIEQYREAAHDLLREIEDARAENNAAEIQRLEEEMAKVTTAINEAVGLGGKLRKSNDKRKNIRDAFRNAVNRAITYLEKYDKPLAAHLKESIKCGNEPVYRTEEEIVWEVRPIVNE; from the coding sequence ATGCAAGATAAACGATATATCATCTGTGGGAACGCACCGACCGATGGGATTGAAGAAAATCCTGACCGTGATCTGCGCCTGCGCCTTTGGGGTAAGGATGGGCCGGACAAGATCACCCTACGCATTGAAGACATCCACAAAAAGATGAGCAAGGACGTGCCTGATTCTTTCCAGGACCTGCTCGAAATCGCCACCTACGTTTACAGTGCCGATCAGGCCATCCCACGAGGGGCCGACGACGTCGATTCTTTTGGCCATGGCTGGCGCAGGGATCTGCACTTCATCATCCCGGTGCGGAAGCCAGATTTTTGGAACGGAGACGATATCCACCAGGCGCTGCGCTCCACGCTTGGTTTCTTGTCTGACGACAACTATCACTTCGAGTTCGTCAAACTGAAAGAGGCTCAGGCATTCCAGGGCTATCTGGACTTCAACGATGACGGGCGTCTTCTCGGTTATCCGGAACAGGTGGTGATGTTTTCAGGCGGCCTGGATTCGCTGGCCGGAGCTATCGACGAGGTGTTGAACGAAAAGCACCGGGTCGTCCTGGTGACCCACAAGTCAACCCCGAAACTCAACAAGCGCCACCGCCGCCTGGAAAAGATGATTGCCGACAAGGCTGGGGAAAACGCCCCGCTACACATCGGCGTCCGGGTCAACAAGAACAAGGGCCTGAACTACGAGTACACCCAGCGCAGCCGATCCTTCCTTTATGTGTCTATCGGGGCGACCATCGCAAAAATGCTCAATCTGAAAAGCGTCCGTTTTTACGAAAACGGGGTCATCAGTTTGAATCTGCCGGTCTGCGCTCAGGTAGTCGGCGGCCGGGCAACACGCACCACCCACCCCAGGGTGATCCGAGGCTTTCAGGAAATCATCAGCCTGGTGGCTGGCGAACCGTTCACGATTGAGAATCCCTACATCTGGAAAACCAAGGCCGGTGTTATCGAGGTGATCACCAAGGCCGGATGCCAGGACATGATCGCGGCATCGACCACCTGCACCCATACCTGGGAGATGACCAATCACCATACGCATTGCGGAACGTGTTCGCAGTGCATCGACAGGCGTTTTGCCATGATTGCGGCAAAAGCGGATCAGCATGACCCCGTGGAAGACTATAAGGCCGATATCTTCACCCAAAGTCGAAGCAAGGACGAGGACAAGATCATGGCTGCCGCGTACCTGGAGCGAGCCAACCAGGTCCGTGATCAGGATGACATCACCCAGTTTATCGCTCGATTCAGCGAGGTAAGTCGGGTCTTCCGCTACTTGAATGGGAACCCCGGAAGCGTGGCCCAGAAGGTCTATGACCTTTACAAACGCCACGCCAAGGAGGTCTGCGAAGCGATGGACACCATGGTCGCCCGCAACATCACGGCCATCCGTCAGCGCACCTTGCCGGGAGACTGTTTGCTTCGGACGGTCTATGAATCGGGATCGGTGATCTCTGTCCCAGCTATTCCGGTCGAGCAGAAGCAGCCGGACAACTACTTCAGGAAGCGCGGGGGTGTCTGGGCCGCACGCTTTAACGGCAATGCCGAGGTGCTCGTGACGGGTGTCGACAAAGGAGCCGAGTACATCAACTTCCTTCTGGCGAGGCCCAACAAGGAAACCTCGGTCTACGAGATCGTCTGCGGGTTGGCCATCAATACCTGCAACACGTTTCTGAACTCTGATGAAACCGAAGACGGTTTTCAGGTCACCCAGGGGGTTCCGTTGGGCGATACCGGCTTCGTCGCCGACCGCAAGGCTATCGAGCAGTACCGGGAGGCGGCTCACGATCTTCTTCGAGAAATTGAAGACGCACGAGCAGAAAACAACGCTGCCGAGATTCAGCGGCTTGAAGAAGAAATGGCAAAGGTGACCACAGCAATCAACGAGGCGGTTGGTCTGGGTGGCAAACTCCGGAAATCCAACGACAAGCGGAAGAACATCCGCGACGCCTTCCGGAACGCCGTGAACCGGGCCATCACGTATCTGGAGAAGTATGACAAGCCGCTGGCCGCCCACCTGAAGGAGTCCATCAAGTGCGGCAACGAACCGGTCTACCGGACCGAAGAGGAGATCGTTTGGGAGGTCCGCCCGATAGTCAACGAGTGA
- a CDS encoding LexA family protein, translated as MGKGKVSEITDPQANTLRVICQIIDEKGLPPTVKELSEVLGISHASAHEQIAQLVRKGYLKKEARKARSIVVIRRPE; from the coding sequence TTGGGAAAGGGAAAGGTATCGGAAATAACCGACCCACAAGCAAACACGCTGAGGGTCATTTGCCAAATCATCGATGAAAAGGGGTTGCCGCCAACGGTGAAAGAATTGTCGGAAGTCCTTGGTATCAGCCACGCGAGCGCCCACGAGCAGATCGCTCAACTGGTACGGAAAGGCTATCTGAAGAAAGAAGCTCGTAAGGCCCGAAGCATCGTCGTCATCAGGAGGCCCGAGTAA
- a CDS encoding DUF2924 domain-containing protein, whose translation MNELHNAATGGKNQDRTRNSVLRQMALLQSMSLEQLREKWLDLYGEEPPQYKKQFLIKRLAYRIQELFYGGLSEQAKVHLQQAAKEDPVATVNRRIPEERKSNEALLPGTRLVRVWNDRRYEVIVLADGYEFEGRTFRSLSAVAREITGTRWNGKVFFGLKKVYGRKAEGGSDA comes from the coding sequence ATGAATGAGTTACACAACGCCGCCACCGGCGGCAAGAATCAGGACCGAACCCGAAACTCGGTCCTTCGGCAGATGGCCCTGCTGCAATCCATGTCCCTGGAGCAGCTCCGGGAAAAATGGCTCGACCTCTACGGCGAAGAGCCGCCCCAGTACAAAAAGCAATTCCTCATCAAGCGGCTGGCCTATCGCATCCAGGAGCTTTTCTACGGCGGGCTGTCCGAGCAGGCCAAGGTCCATCTCCAGCAGGCCGCCAAGGAGGACCCGGTAGCCACTGTCAATCGACGCATCCCAGAAGAGCGGAAATCGAACGAGGCGCTCCTGCCCGGGACCAGACTGGTGCGGGTCTGGAACGACCGGCGCTATGAGGTGATCGTCCTTGCCGATGGCTATGAGTTCGAAGGCCGCACCTTCCGGTCGCTCAGCGCGGTGGCCAGGGAGATCACCGGGACGCGCTGGAACGGCAAGGTCTTTTTCGGGCTGAAGAAGGTTTACGGCAGAAAAGCCGAAGGAGGTTCGGATGCTTGA
- a CDS encoding recombinase family protein produces MLDNSNVAPGKNKTLRCAIYTRKSHEEGLEQEFNSLDAQRESAEHYIESQRMRGWTALPDRYDDGGFSGGNMERPGLRRLLEDIDAGKIDVIVVYKVDRLSRSLLDFMKMIDLFNEKGVSFVSVTQHFSTTDPTGRMFLGILITFAQYEREVIAERIRDKVAAAKRRGKYCGGVPIIGYDVDRENKKLLVNPDEARTVQYIFRRFIQIGSAKKLGQELNEQGYRTKAWTTKKGKVREGSEWNTAHIYRLLNNRIYIGEIAHKDRSYPGEHDGIIDRATWDKVQVILEDNKPVKISMARTKMVAPLKGVIRCGHCGCSMGPTYARKNGRHYTYYICQKDSKRTVSRCPLKRIPAGDIEQAVVEQLSAVFRTPTLVAKTFFAARDIEQVERERLFKQKAQLEMELSQAREQALELMRPGNDQPGKAEMLTTVNRQAVELSKQLTHVNERCRAYQGNSITEQDVSEAFQNVEGFWEDLFPVERNRLIRLLVDKVEIRETGIDMELRTNGLTTLIAELAGLACEVTERRAIR; encoded by the coding sequence ATGCTTGATAACAGCAATGTAGCGCCGGGCAAAAACAAGACCCTGCGCTGCGCCATCTACACCCGCAAGAGTCATGAGGAAGGGCTCGAACAGGAGTTCAACTCGTTGGATGCGCAACGGGAGTCGGCGGAACACTATATCGAATCCCAGAGGATGCGGGGCTGGACGGCTCTGCCGGATCGCTACGACGATGGTGGTTTCTCGGGTGGGAACATGGAGCGCCCGGGGCTGCGCCGCCTGCTGGAGGACATCGATGCCGGGAAGATTGACGTGATCGTGGTCTACAAGGTCGACCGGCTGTCCCGCTCGCTGCTGGACTTCATGAAGATGATCGACCTCTTCAACGAGAAGGGTGTCAGCTTCGTCTCGGTCACCCAGCACTTCAGCACCACCGACCCCACCGGCCGGATGTTTCTCGGCATCCTGATTACCTTCGCCCAGTACGAGCGGGAGGTCATCGCTGAACGTATCCGGGACAAGGTGGCGGCCGCCAAGCGCCGGGGGAAATACTGCGGCGGCGTGCCCATCATCGGATATGACGTCGACCGGGAGAACAAGAAGCTGCTGGTCAACCCCGATGAGGCCAGGACGGTGCAGTACATCTTCCGCCGCTTCATCCAGATCGGCTCGGCCAAGAAGCTGGGCCAGGAATTGAACGAACAGGGATACCGGACCAAGGCCTGGACCACCAAGAAAGGCAAGGTGCGCGAGGGCTCCGAATGGAACACCGCCCACATCTACCGGCTGCTCAACAACCGGATCTATATCGGCGAGATCGCCCACAAGGATCGCAGCTACCCCGGGGAGCACGATGGGATCATTGACCGGGCGACCTGGGACAAGGTGCAGGTCATCCTGGAGGACAACAAACCGGTCAAGATTTCCATGGCCAGAACCAAAATGGTCGCCCCGCTGAAGGGCGTCATCCGCTGCGGCCACTGCGGATGCTCGATGGGACCGACCTACGCCCGCAAGAACGGCCGCCACTACACCTATTACATCTGCCAGAAGGACAGCAAGCGGACCGTGAGCCGGTGTCCGCTCAAACGGATTCCCGCCGGGGACATCGAGCAGGCCGTGGTCGAGCAGTTGAGCGCGGTGTTCCGCACACCGACGCTGGTGGCCAAAACCTTCTTTGCGGCCCGGGACATCGAGCAGGTGGAGCGGGAGCGGCTGTTCAAGCAGAAAGCCCAACTCGAGATGGAGCTGTCGCAGGCGCGGGAGCAAGCCCTCGAACTGATGAGGCCCGGCAACGATCAGCCGGGCAAGGCCGAGATGCTGACAACCGTCAACCGCCAGGCGGTCGAGCTCTCGAAACAACTGACGCACGTGAACGAGCGATGCAGAGCCTACCAGGGGAACAGCATCACGGAACAGGATGTTTCGGAGGCCTTCCAGAATGTCGAAGGCTTCTGGGAAGACCTTTTCCCGGTGGAGCGAAACCGGCTCATCCGCCTCCTGGTGGATAAGGTCGAGATCCGCGAGACCGGAATCGACATGGAGTTGCGCACCAACGGGCTGACAACGCTCATCGCCGAACTGGCTGGGCTGGCATGCGAAGTCACCGAACGGAGGGCAATTCGATGA